CGGCGACCTCGAGCTGGTGCTGCCGCGGGTCGTGGGCACGCCGATCGAGGTGGAGCAGACCCTCACCGGCACCTGGGCCGGTGGTGAGGCGGTCCTGGCCGGCCTGCGGCGTACCACCGGCTGAGCCGACGGCTCAGCCGAGCGCTGCCGACACCACGTCGCGCGCGGCCTCCTGCACCTCGGCCAGGTGCTCGGGGCCCCGGAAGGACTCGGCGTAGATCTTGTAGACGTCCTCGGTGCCGCTGGGGCGGGCCGCGAACCAGGCGCTCTCGGTGGTCACCTTGAGCCCGCCGATCTTCGCGCCGTTCCCCGGCGCCTCGGTGAGCTTGTCGACGATCGGCTCCCCGGCCAGCTCGGTGGCCGACACGTCGGAGGGGGAGAGTGCCGCGAGCTTGGCCTTCTGCGCCCGGTCGGCGGGTGCGTCGACCCGCGCGTAGGCGGGGTTCCCGTGTGCGGCCACGAGGTCGGCGTAGTGCTCGCTCGGAGTCCTCCCCGTCGTCGCCAGGATCTCGGAGGCCAGCAGGCACAGCAGGAGGCCGTCCTTGTCCGTGGTCCAGGTCGAGCCGTCGCGGCGCAGGAACGACGCCCCGGCCGACTCCTCGCCCCCGAACCCGAACGACCCGTCGATCAGCCCCGGGACGAACCACTTGAAGCCGACCGGCACCTCGACCATCTCGGTGCCGAGGTCGGCGGCCACCCGGTCGATCATCGAGCTCGACACCAAGGTCTTGCCGATCCGTGCCGTGGTCGGCCAGTCGGCGCGCGCGCCACCGAACAGGTAGCCGATCGCCACCGACAGGAAGTGGTTGGGGTTCATCAGCCCCGCGTCGGGCGTGACGACGCCGTGCCGGTCGGCGTCGGCGTCGTTCCCGGTCGCGATCTGGTAGTCGTCCTTGCGCCCGATCAGCGACGCCATCGCGTCCGGCGAGGAGCAGTCCATCCGGATCTTGCCGTCCCAGTCGAGGGTCATGAAGCGCCAGGTCGGGTCCACCAGCGGGTTCACGACGGTCAGGTCGAGCCCGTGTCGCTCTCCGATCGCACCCCAGTAGTCGACGCTCGCGCCACCGAGCGGGTCGGCTCCGATCCGGACCCCCGCCCGCTTGATCGCGTCGATGTCGACGACGCTGGGGAGGTCGTCGACGTAGGTCCCCATGAAGTCGTACGGCGAGCACGCGGCGCGGGCGCGGACGAACGCGACCCGCCGGACGCCCTCGAGGTTGGCCCGGATCAGCTCGTTGGCCCGCGCGGCGATCACGCTGGTCGCGTCGGTGTCGGCCGGGCCACCGTGCGGCGGGTTGTACTTGAACCCGCCGTCGGTTGGCGGGTTGTGCGACGGGGTCACCACGATGCCGTCGGCGAGACCGGTGCCCGTCGTACGCCCACCGTTGGCGCGGATGATCGCGTGCGAGACCGCGGGCGTCGGCGTGTAGCCGTCCGCCGAGTCGACCAGCACCGTCACGTCGTTGGCGACCAGCACCTCGATCGCGGTCACCCACGCGGGCTCCGAGAGCGCGTGGGTGTCGCGGCCCAGGAACAGCGGACCGTCGTACCCCTGCTCCGTGCGGTAGTCGCAGATCGCCTGCGTCGTGGCCGCGATGTGCACCTCGTTGAAGGACGTCTTCAGGCTCGTCCCGCGGTGCCCGCTGGTGCCGAACGCGACCTGCTGGTCGACGTCGTCGGGGTCGGGCTCCTCGCTGAAGTACGCCGTCACGAGGTGCGCGACGTCGACGAGGTCGGAGGGCTGGGCGAGGGTTCCTGCGCGCGGGTCGGCCATCCCCCCATCATGTCGCGGACCTCAGCCGAGGTCGACGGTGAGCAGCGTGACCGCCGGACATACGTTGGTCGTCAGTTGGGTCGATCCGGGCCACCGTGAACCGACCAATGCACGTCCGCAGGTCCCGCCCCGATAGCGTCGCCGGGTGCCTCAGCTCGTGACGACCGTGGACGGCGACGCCGTCGTCGTGCGGTACGCCGACCCGGAGCATCGGGTGGAGCGGGTGGGGGTGTGGTCCGACCTGGAGCTCGGCGACACCACGATGACGCGGGTCGAGGGCGGCTGGGAGGTGCGACTGACCCCACCGGTGGACCGCTTCGAGTACCTCCTCGACGTGGCCGGCGACCTGCTCCCCGACCCCGGCAATCCGCAGGTCGTGCCGGGGCCGTTCGGCGACCACTCGTGGCTGGGACTGTCGGGCTACCGCCCGCCCGACTGGCTGGCCCTCGAGCCGGTCGAGTCGGTGCGGGTGCCGGTCTGGGTCTCGCGCACCTCGGCCGGTCGGATCGACGTCGAGCTCTGGTCACCGGCCGATGCCGGCTCGTCGGAGCGGCTGCCCCTGCTGATCAGCCACGACGGCCCGGAGATGGACGCCTACGGTGACCTCACGACGTACGTCGGCGCGATGGTCGGTGCCGGCCGTCTCCCGCGGATGCGGGTGGCGCTGGTGGCGCCCGGCGCCCGCAACAAGCGGTACGCCGCGAACCCGAGGTGGGCGCGGGCCCTCGGCGGGCGGCTCGTGCCGGCCCTGCGCGACACCGTGCAGGTCGAGGGCCGGCCGGTGCTGATGGGGCAGAGCCTCGGCGGGCTCGCGGCGCTGCACGCCGCGTGGACCGACCCCGGGACGTTCGCCGGGCTGTTCCTGCAGAGCGGGTCCTACTTCACCCCGGAGCTCGACGGGCAGGAGTCGGGCTTCGAGTTCTGGCCCGAGGTCACCGGGTTCGTGGCGACCGTGCACGCCGCCGAGCAGGCCGCGCCGGATGCCCCGGTCACGACCCTGGTCTGCGGCACGGCGGAGGAGAACTACGCGA
This genomic window from Nocardioides cynanchi contains:
- the pgm gene encoding phosphoglucomutase (alpha-D-glucose-1,6-bisphosphate-dependent), which encodes MADPRAGTLAQPSDLVDVAHLVTAYFSEEPDPDDVDQQVAFGTSGHRGTSLKTSFNEVHIAATTQAICDYRTEQGYDGPLFLGRDTHALSEPAWVTAIEVLVANDVTVLVDSADGYTPTPAVSHAIIRANGGRTTGTGLADGIVVTPSHNPPTDGGFKYNPPHGGPADTDATSVIAARANELIRANLEGVRRVAFVRARAACSPYDFMGTYVDDLPSVVDIDAIKRAGVRIGADPLGGASVDYWGAIGERHGLDLTVVNPLVDPTWRFMTLDWDGKIRMDCSSPDAMASLIGRKDDYQIATGNDADADRHGVVTPDAGLMNPNHFLSVAIGYLFGGARADWPTTARIGKTLVSSSMIDRVAADLGTEMVEVPVGFKWFVPGLIDGSFGFGGEESAGASFLRRDGSTWTTDKDGLLLCLLASEILATTGRTPSEHYADLVAAHGNPAYARVDAPADRAQKAKLAALSPSDVSATELAGEPIVDKLTEAPGNGAKIGGLKVTTESAWFAARPSGTEDVYKIYAESFRGPEHLAEVQEAARDVVSAALG
- a CDS encoding alpha/beta hydrolase, which codes for MPQLVTTVDGDAVVVRYADPEHRVERVGVWSDLELGDTTMTRVEGGWEVRLTPPVDRFEYLLDVAGDLLPDPGNPQVVPGPFGDHSWLGLSGYRPPDWLALEPVESVRVPVWVSRTSAGRIDVELWSPADAGSSERLPLLISHDGPEMDAYGDLTTYVGAMVGAGRLPRMRVALVAPGARNKRYAANPRWARALGGRLVPALRDTVQVEGRPVLMGQSLGGLAALHAAWTDPGTFAGLFLQSGSYFTPELDGQESGFEFWPEVTGFVATVHAAEQAAPDAPVTTLVCGTAEENYANNLVMRDQLTRVGVRTGWGEVRDGHTWTCWRDTLDPHLTELLHRVWS